In Ruminococcaceae bacterium BL-6, a genomic segment contains:
- a CDS encoding Outer membrane protein A precursor, whose product MTVQKLKRAAVCFLLTAAILFIPNARPASAASIASLQKQQAALTEKEKANAAKLKSLKADKAKKEEYKSTLEA is encoded by the coding sequence TTGACCGTTCAAAAGCTGAAACGCGCGGCCGTTTGCTTTTTGCTGACAGCCGCAATTCTGTTCATTCCAAACGCGCGGCCGGCTTCCGCAGCCAGCATCGCTTCGCTGCAGAAGCAGCAGGCCGCGCTGACGGAAAAGGAAAAAGCAAACGCGGCAAAGCTGAAATCACTGAAAGCCGACAAAGCAAAAAAAGAGGAATACAAAAGCACACTGGAAGCATAG
- a CDS encoding Membrane proteins related to metalloendopeptidases, giving the protein MQSQIDVLNKQVRALDENIADKESQVAAKQAEIDSDYDQLKKRLHAIYLTGEASTLEIIFHSKNIMDLSDKIEVIRAISTHDANLINSLKSELQSVQSQKAEIEANRKNISQDRAALDTKKSEVNSLLSETNTVIAELAKDEASAEDEGEKIAAERSKINAAIDQWYEDYYSSGKSTGGSGGYVSKGDFTWPVPGVYNITSGYGWRNIGYGNEFHKGIDIASAGVFGKPIVAADSGRVIMAGYGNYGTGYGGYGNVVVIDHGGGFSTLYGHCSKVAVRAGTNVKKGQVIAYVGSSGQATGPHLHFEIRVNGAAKDPMNWFK; this is encoded by the coding sequence GTGCAGAGCCAAATCGATGTCCTGAATAAGCAGGTCCGCGCCCTGGATGAAAATATCGCCGACAAGGAATCGCAGGTCGCGGCAAAGCAGGCGGAAATCGATTCCGACTACGATCAATTGAAAAAAAGGCTTCATGCGATTTACCTGACCGGCGAAGCCTCCACCCTCGAGATTATTTTCCATTCAAAGAACATCATGGACCTGTCCGACAAAATCGAGGTGATCCGGGCCATTTCCACGCATGACGCCAATCTGATCAACTCGCTGAAATCCGAGCTTCAAAGCGTTCAGTCCCAAAAGGCAGAAATCGAAGCAAACCGGAAAAACATCTCGCAGGACAGGGCCGCGCTTGACACGAAAAAGAGCGAAGTGAATTCTCTGCTGAGCGAAACGAATACGGTCATCGCCGAGCTGGCCAAAGACGAGGCGTCGGCGGAGGATGAAGGGGAGAAAATAGCCGCGGAGCGCAGCAAAATCAACGCGGCGATCGATCAGTGGTACGAAGATTATTATTCTTCCGGCAAAAGCACGGGCGGCAGCGGCGGCTATGTCAGCAAAGGCGATTTCACATGGCCGGTGCCGGGGGTCTACAACATTACCAGCGGCTACGGCTGGCGGAACATTGGATATGGGAACGAGTTCCACAAGGGAATCGATATCGCATCCGCCGGCGTCTTCGGCAAGCCGATTGTCGCCGCCGATTCCGGAAGGGTCATCATGGCAGGCTACGGAAATTACGGAACAGGTTACGGAGGATACGGCAACGTAGTCGTAATCGACCATGGAGGCGGATTCTCGACGCTTTACGGTCATTGCAGCAAAGTGGCCGTCCGCGCCGGAACGAATGTGAAAAAGGGACAGGTCATCGCATATGTCGGCTCATCCGGTCAGGCGACCGGGCCGCACCTGCATTTTGAGATCCGGGTGAACGGCGCTGCCAAGGACCCGATGAACTGGTTCAAATAG
- the thiE gene encoding Thiamine-phosphate synthase 2: MPDLTLYLVTNSAGLEETAFLDIVEQACRGGITLLQLREKEKSGREYYELAKKVKRISDRYGIPLLIDDRADVAAAVDAAGVHLGQSDLPVFAARAQLGRGKIVGATAKTVPQALRAEREGADYLGVGAIYPTATKVKTVLTPVSTLGDICRSVSVPAVAIGGLNAENCGVLKGVPIAGISVVSAIMKAPDPRRAAGELKEKALSLVAFGKKIRGNQ; this comes from the coding sequence ATGCCTGACCTGACGCTTTATCTGGTGACGAACAGCGCCGGCCTTGAGGAAACGGCGTTTCTGGACATTGTGGAGCAGGCGTGCCGCGGGGGGATCACCCTGCTGCAGCTGCGGGAAAAGGAAAAATCCGGGCGGGAATACTATGAGCTTGCCAAAAAGGTCAAGAGGATCAGCGACCGGTACGGCATCCCTCTTCTGATCGACGACCGGGCGGACGTCGCTGCGGCGGTGGATGCCGCCGGGGTCCACCTGGGGCAGAGCGATCTTCCGGTATTTGCCGCCCGCGCCCAGCTTGGGCGCGGAAAAATCGTGGGCGCCACGGCCAAAACGGTGCCCCAGGCTTTGCGGGCGGAGCGGGAAGGCGCGGATTACCTGGGCGTGGGCGCGATTTATCCCACCGCCACAAAGGTGAAGACCGTCCTGACGCCGGTCTCCACGTTGGGGGACATCTGCCGCTCCGTCTCGGTCCCCGCCGTGGCCATCGGCGGGCTGAACGCGGAAAACTGCGGCGTTTTAAAGGGGGTCCCCATCGCGGGGATCTCGGTGGTTTCCGCCATCATGAAGGCGCCGGATCCCCGGCGGGCGGCAGGTGAGCTGAAGGAAAAAGCCTTGTCCCTTGTGGCTTTCGGAAAGAAAATCCGGGGAAACCAGTAA
- the thiM gene encoding Hydroxyethylthiazole kinase 2: protein MTDPAKKRRRIDDLLAIRHRVREKQPVIHCITNHISIGDCANALLAVFARPIMAEYPPEVSTITAGSDALCVNLGNISAARMRAMVLSGKTARERGIPCVIDLVGVACSPPRLDFARDFVRECRPGVIKGNASELRAFGGLPSHARGVDAGDEDRTTERTLAENAAFLGRLAEETGAVVAATGAIDLVADGKDAYALHNGCPMLSRITGTGCVLGALTAGFFSGGDLLGGTLLAFGYLGVCGELARTEKGPASFHTELMDLLYRVTDDQLRERLRCGRYERGMETCLT from the coding sequence ATGACAGATCCGGCAAAAAAGCGGCGCAGAATCGATGACCTGCTGGCGATCCGGCACAGGGTGCGGGAAAAACAGCCGGTGATCCACTGCATCACGAACCACATTTCCATAGGGGACTGCGCCAACGCGCTGCTGGCCGTTTTTGCCCGGCCCATCATGGCGGAATACCCGCCGGAGGTCTCCACGATCACTGCCGGTTCCGACGCCCTGTGCGTGAATCTGGGCAACATCAGCGCCGCCCGGATGCGGGCGATGGTGCTTTCCGGCAAAACGGCCCGGGAAAGGGGGATCCCCTGCGTCATCGATCTGGTGGGCGTCGCGTGCAGCCCGCCCAGGCTGGACTTTGCCCGGGACTTTGTGCGGGAGTGCCGCCCCGGCGTGATCAAGGGGAACGCTTCGGAGCTGCGTGCTTTCGGCGGGCTGCCCAGCCACGCCCGGGGCGTGGACGCCGGGGATGAGGACCGGACGACGGAGCGGACGCTGGCGGAAAACGCCGCGTTTCTGGGGCGGCTCGCGGAAGAAACGGGGGCGGTCGTTGCCGCTACCGGGGCCATCGATCTGGTGGCGGATGGAAAAGACGCCTATGCGCTGCACAACGGCTGCCCGATGCTTTCCAGAATCACGGGGACCGGATGCGTGCTCGGCGCGCTGACCGCGGGCTTTTTTTCGGGCGGGGACCTTCTGGGCGGCACCCTGCTGGCGTTCGGCTATCTGGGCGTCTGCGGGGAACTGGCCCGCACGGAAAAGGGCCCCGCCAGCTTCCACACGGAGCTGATGGACCTGCTTTACCGGGTAACGGACGATCAGCTGCGGGAGCGGCTCCGGTGCGGCCGGTATGAAAGGGGAATGGAAACATGCCTGACCTGA
- the thiW gene encoding Energy coupling factor transporter S component ThiW, producing the protein MNQSPQFLKLVMLAMMVAIGVVISPILRIEGMCPMAHLINIVCAVFLGPWYALLCAATIGVLRMTLMGIPPLALTGAVFGAVLSGLFYRLSGGRLIFAVLGEIIGTGIIGALVSYPVMTLLVGKTGIGWTFYIPLFLGGTLIGGSIAFVFLTALARTGIVTSIQKQLGAKVYDRSGKKAAQNR; encoded by the coding sequence ATGAATCAGAGTCCGCAGTTTTTAAAATTGGTGATGCTTGCCATGATGGTGGCGATCGGGGTCGTCATTTCGCCCATCCTGCGCATCGAGGGGATGTGCCCCATGGCGCATCTGATCAATATCGTGTGCGCCGTGTTCCTTGGCCCCTGGTACGCGCTCCTTTGCGCCGCGACCATCGGCGTCCTGCGCATGACGCTGATGGGAATTCCGCCGCTGGCGCTGACCGGTGCAGTGTTCGGGGCAGTGCTGTCCGGCCTGTTTTACCGGCTCTCCGGCGGAAGGTTGATCTTTGCGGTGCTGGGCGAGATCATCGGCACCGGCATCATCGGCGCGCTGGTGTCCTATCCGGTGATGACCCTTCTGGTGGGGAAAACCGGGATCGGCTGGACCTTCTACATCCCGCTGTTTTTGGGGGGCACCCTCATCGGCGGAAGCATTGCGTTCGTTTTTTTGACCGCCCTTGCCAGAACGGGCATTGTCACGTCCATTCAGAAACAGTTGGGAGCGAAGGTATATGACAGATCCGGCAAAAAAGCGGCGCAGAATCGATGA
- a CDS encoding Methyltransferase domain-containing protein: MKTQERPDYANWIPVKLLTASGIAGGALALLFGLSFLIRGGPALVVLRVLLAAAAILILCFFAYMSRARRLLSYEGGGVQGKILDNVLNYLHWDGTGVLLDIGCGSGALTVKAAKKYPSAKAVGMDYWGELWDYAQSQCERNARLEGVGERVSFQKGDAARLGFPDGQFDAAVSNFVFHEVKSQPDKLALIREALRVLKPGAPFAFEDVFFSKSYYPDLNALLAELSRDAAELHFADTRKNGFVPRFLRTPLVAGQMGLIYGRKA, translated from the coding sequence ATGAAAACGCAGGAAAGGCCCGATTACGCGAACTGGATACCGGTGAAGCTGCTGACCGCCTCGGGAATCGCCGGAGGCGCGCTGGCGCTGTTGTTCGGGCTCAGCTTTCTGATCCGCGGCGGGCCGGCGCTGGTCGTTCTGCGCGTGCTTCTGGCGGCAGCGGCCATACTGATTCTCTGCTTCTTCGCCTATATGAGCCGCGCCCGCCGCCTGCTCTCTTATGAAGGCGGCGGCGTACAGGGAAAGATTCTGGACAACGTGCTGAACTATCTGCATTGGGACGGAACCGGCGTTTTGCTGGATATCGGCTGCGGCAGCGGCGCGCTGACCGTCAAGGCGGCAAAAAAATACCCGTCCGCGAAGGCGGTCGGGATGGATTACTGGGGCGAGCTCTGGGACTACGCGCAGAGCCAGTGCGAAAGGAACGCACGGCTGGAAGGCGTCGGGGAGCGTGTTTCCTTCCAGAAAGGGGATGCGGCAAGGCTCGGTTTCCCCGACGGGCAGTTCGACGCGGCCGTCAGCAATTTCGTGTTCCACGAGGTGAAAAGCCAGCCGGACAAGCTCGCGCTGATCCGGGAGGCTCTGCGGGTGCTCAAACCCGGCGCGCCGTTTGCGTTTGAGGACGTCTTTTTCTCAAAATCGTATTACCCCGACCTGAACGCCCTGCTGGCCGAGCTTTCCCGCGACGCGGCGGAGCTTCACTTTGCGGATACCCGCAAGAACGGCTTTGTGCCCCGATTTTTAAGGACCCCGCTCGTGGCCGGGCAGATGGGTCTGATCTACGGAAGGAAGGCCTGA
- a CDS encoding AB hydrolase-1 domain-containing protein: MTFQINGEPDRPKILLVHAMYTDSRCFEKLADELAGDFYVIRPTLNGHGTDHTVFHSIQEEADQILAFLQENGIRELELIAGLSLGGLIAFEVFRRRQIKIRHLFTDGAPFILWPKYRRRAMEFILKGTAHSIQRNPQKKGIIDRKFPGAAGMMKEVCRRMTDESIRNLSEACYTYRLPEALDLHGETATFLYGTAEKAAACIPALRNYQNTRIILKEGYRHGQFLSESPNEYAELLRKIIDGTPVK, from the coding sequence ATGACATTTCAAATAAACGGAGAGCCCGATCGGCCTAAAATTTTGCTGGTGCACGCCATGTATACGGACAGCAGATGTTTTGAAAAGCTTGCGGACGAGCTCGCGGGGGATTTTTACGTGATTCGGCCCACCTTAAACGGACATGGAACGGACCATACCGTTTTCCACTCGATTCAGGAAGAGGCGGACCAGATTCTCGCCTTCCTTCAGGAAAACGGGATCCGTGAGCTGGAACTGATCGCCGGCCTGTCGCTGGGCGGCCTGATCGCCTTTGAGGTGTTCCGCCGCAGGCAAATCAAAATCAGGCACCTGTTCACAGACGGAGCGCCGTTTATTCTGTGGCCGAAATACCGGCGCAGGGCAATGGAGTTCATCTTGAAAGGGACCGCTCATTCCATCCAAAGGAATCCGCAGAAAAAGGGAATCATCGACCGGAAATTTCCCGGAGCCGCCGGCATGATGAAAGAGGTCTGCCGCCGCATGACCGACGAGAGCATCCGGAATCTTTCGGAAGCCTGTTACACCTACCGTCTTCCGGAAGCCCTCGACCTGCACGGCGAGACGGCCACCTTTCTGTACGGCACCGCGGAAAAGGCCGCCGCGTGCATCCCCGCGCTCCGAAACTATCAAAACACCCGGATCATCCTGAAAGAAGGATATCGTCACGGCCAGTTCCTGAGCGAATCCCCGAACGAATATGCGGAGCTGCTGCGGAAGATTATTGACGGGACCCCGGTGAAATGA
- a CDS encoding Ketopantoate reductase family protein yields MKLLVYGAGVLGSYLAHVLCAAGHDVSVLARGKRKTELEENGLVIRHYIQRKTTVDHPRVVGALDRDARYDAVFSVVQYQQAKGILNDLANADSPLVVLVGNNPSAPEAEKLIRARTPAPKTVLFGFQPTGGRRENGEVVCVRAGAGVLYCGLLHSFPDEQTKAVLKRIFQGTGYKPSFQPDMNAWYQCHLVLILPIAYACYALDCDLTRAGRALRLQILDAVREGHGLLQAQGIPILPRGDERYFVPGPKRAVMSALFLVMAKTALGRLAASDHCRGAAAEMRALDEAFLALRSRRPDFPMPHWDALRARMPGWDTVVRRYAPGAAGIISPGSRQ; encoded by the coding sequence ATGAAGCTGCTCGTTTACGGCGCGGGCGTTCTGGGAAGCTACCTCGCCCATGTGCTGTGCGCGGCGGGACACGACGTGTCCGTGCTGGCGCGCGGGAAACGGAAGACGGAGCTGGAGGAAAACGGCCTCGTCATCCGCCATTACATCCAGAGAAAAACGACGGTCGATCATCCGCGTGTCGTCGGAGCCCTGGATCGGGACGCGCGGTACGACGCCGTCTTTTCTGTCGTGCAATATCAGCAGGCGAAGGGAATTCTGAACGATCTGGCAAACGCGGACAGTCCGCTGGTGGTGCTCGTGGGGAACAACCCGTCCGCTCCGGAGGCGGAGAAGCTCATACGGGCCCGCACCCCTGCGCCCAAAACGGTTCTGTTCGGCTTTCAGCCCACGGGCGGACGGCGGGAAAACGGCGAAGTCGTTTGCGTCAGGGCGGGAGCGGGCGTCCTGTACTGCGGTTTGCTCCATTCCTTTCCGGATGAACAGACGAAAGCCGTTTTGAAACGGATTTTTCAGGGCACCGGGTACAAGCCGTCTTTTCAGCCGGACATGAACGCCTGGTACCAGTGCCATCTGGTGCTGATCCTGCCGATCGCCTATGCTTGCTATGCGCTGGACTGCGATCTGACGCGGGCGGGCCGCGCCCTGCGGCTTCAGATCCTGGACGCCGTCCGCGAAGGGCACGGGCTGCTTCAGGCTCAGGGGATTCCGATTCTGCCGCGGGGGGATGAGCGGTACTTCGTGCCCGGGCCGAAGCGGGCGGTGATGTCCGCGCTGTTCCTGGTCATGGCGAAGACCGCGTTGGGAAGGCTCGCGGCCAGCGACCACTGCCGCGGCGCGGCAGCGGAGATGCGGGCGCTGGATGAGGCGTTCCTCGCTCTGCGGAGCCGGAGGCCGGATTTCCCGATGCCGCATTGGGACGCGCTGCGCGCCCGTATGCCGGGATGGGATACCGTTGTGCGCCGGTATGCGCCCGGTGCGGCGGGAATCATTTCACCGGGGTCCCGTCAATAA
- a CDS encoding Amino acid permease: protein MTEWIAEIAEILPKKKNTAKSGRGSGMKKGERGLSAGRLAMMALGTVIGGSFFLGSSVAVHAAGPAILLSYVLGGVLVYFILTALSEMTVANPDSGSFRTFASQIFGQGAGFVVGWVYWTGMVLAMSSEATAVSVLVRQWIPGLNVPLFGSVMISAVTLLNLMGANRLSRLESGLAAIKIAAVAVFILFAAILIFGLVPGRAPVGLGALPGEAFAPGGLRGVAGSMLIVVFAYAGFEIIGLAASETENPKETVPRAIRYTVLGLTGLYILSTVVLLPLIPTDQIDENSGFMVTALNRHGFGWAGDVLNLVLITAILSTMLAAMFGLGRMMRSLAEDGLAPAWLRDGGDVPRRGILFSGFAMLAGLALGLLFPRAYLFLISSGGFAMLFTYAAVMATHIRFRRKNGCPPDGKCQMAGFPYTSYFTLAALIAAILSMPFVPGQGAGLAAGAVTVAFYMLCYWVLRPIFLRGKSAGRLASARRLRGVQSEISLEQPPPDRKKD, encoded by the coding sequence TTGACGGAATGGATTGCGGAAATTGCGGAAATACTACCGAAAAAGAAAAACACGGCGAAAAGCGGGAGGGGATCCGGAATGAAAAAAGGGGAACGGGGGCTGTCTGCGGGCAGGCTCGCCATGATGGCGCTGGGCACGGTGATCGGGGGCTCTTTTTTTCTGGGTTCCTCGGTCGCCGTCCACGCCGCCGGGCCGGCGATCCTTCTTTCCTATGTGCTCGGTGGGGTGCTGGTCTATTTTATTCTGACCGCGCTTTCCGAAATGACGGTCGCGAATCCCGATTCCGGCTCGTTCCGCACCTTTGCGTCGCAGATTTTCGGGCAGGGGGCCGGATTCGTCGTCGGCTGGGTTTACTGGACCGGCATGGTGCTTGCCATGTCGAGCGAAGCCACGGCTGTTTCCGTCCTGGTGCGCCAGTGGATTCCGGGCCTGAACGTCCCGCTTTTCGGCAGCGTGATGATCTCCGCCGTCACGCTGCTCAACCTGATGGGGGCGAACCGCCTGAGCCGGCTGGAAAGCGGCCTTGCGGCGATCAAAATTGCGGCCGTCGCGGTGTTTATCCTGTTTGCGGCGATCCTGATCTTCGGGCTGGTTCCGGGCAGGGCGCCGGTGGGGCTGGGCGCCCTGCCCGGGGAAGCGTTCGCGCCGGGCGGCCTGCGGGGCGTAGCGGGGAGCATGCTGATCGTGGTGTTCGCCTATGCCGGGTTCGAGATCATCGGCCTTGCGGCCTCGGAAACGGAAAATCCGAAGGAAACGGTTCCCAGGGCGATCCGTTATACCGTGCTCGGCCTCACCGGCCTGTATATCCTTTCCACCGTGGTGCTTCTTCCGCTGATCCCCACGGACCAGATCGACGAAAATTCCGGATTCATGGTAACCGCGCTGAACCGGCACGGGTTCGGCTGGGCTGGGGATGTCCTGAACCTGGTCCTGATCACCGCCATCCTCTCCACCATGCTGGCGGCCATGTTCGGGCTGGGGCGCATGATGCGCTCCCTTGCGGAAGACGGCCTCGCCCCGGCCTGGCTCCGGGACGGCGGCGACGTTCCGCGCCGGGGGATCCTGTTTTCCGGCTTCGCCATGCTGGCGGGGCTGGCGCTGGGGCTTTTGTTTCCCCGGGCATATCTGTTCCTGATCAGCTCCGGGGGATTTGCGATGCTGTTTACTTATGCGGCGGTCATGGCGACCCATATCCGGTTCCGCCGGAAGAACGGATGCCCGCCGGATGGTAAATGCCAGATGGCCGGGTTCCCCTACACCTCTTACTTTACCCTCGCCGCGCTGATCGCGGCGATTCTGAGTATGCCGTTCGTCCCGGGGCAGGGGGCGGGGCTCGCCGCCGGCGCGGTGACGGTTGCTTTTTACATGCTTTGCTATTGGGTGCTCCGTCCCATTTTTCTGCGCGGAAAAAGCGCCGGACGGCTCGCCTCGGCCCGAAGGCTGCGGGGCGTGCAGTCCGAAATCTCGCTGGAGCAGCCCCCGCCGGACAGGAAAAAGGACTGA